The proteins below are encoded in one region of Rubripirellula reticaptiva:
- a CDS encoding tetratricopeptide repeat protein — MLCSHSGRCEVVSQIEAGESLAAIPDKPDSDLDEVLQPAKQSLAAGDVAAALDHLKPLASHPDVSDVDVVMADLFFALGRQQEGIQWLERASATDAKRMAIYLSFCEIAVRQQRWFAGWFH; from the coding sequence TTGCTGTGCAGTCATTCCGGTCGCTGCGAAGTCGTTTCGCAAATCGAAGCTGGCGAGTCGCTTGCGGCGATTCCGGATAAGCCCGATTCGGATTTAGACGAAGTTCTGCAACCAGCAAAACAGTCACTCGCCGCAGGTGACGTTGCTGCGGCGCTGGATCATTTGAAGCCTCTTGCATCGCATCCGGATGTTTCCGATGTCGACGTTGTGATGGCTGATTTGTTCTTCGCATTGGGACGCCAACAAGAGGGGATTCAGTGGCTCGAGCGTGCGTCGGCGACCGACGCCAAGCGGATGGCGATCTATCTCTCGTTCTGTGAAATCGCTGTGCGTCAACAGCGATGGTTCGCTGGCTGGTTTCATTGA
- a CDS encoding sulfatase family protein, whose product MRTRFTLMLLFFIPQAVLWSAEPTKPNFVVIFADDLGYGDIGCYESTGVSTPHLDALAKDGFRSTDFFVPANVCSPSRAALLTGRYPMRCGLPVARNEAFEKYQNYGLASDEQTIPELLEPAGYHSLMVGKWHLGMEVKGSHPLDAGFDEHLGIPSNYSKGRGPNHNTLYRGKQIEQKNVACEELTKRYTDEVVAFIERQEDAPFFIYVSHHIVHTPLRPSKDFVGTTKKGKYGDFIAELDHSTGRIMKAIRDSGVDDNTIVVFTSDNGPIAPGSAGTLNGGKYCTMEGGHRVPGIFRWPGQIPPGQVSNTTLTSMDLLPTFCELAGVETPTDRKFDGQNILSILQGKTTATPHEFLYYYNGTNLQAVRQGDWKLHLPRTGADQPFWSKPNKANKANKANKKKGFVTLDNPLLFNLQNDLGEQTNVAAQNPDVVARLQTQADAIRAELGDVRVTGNDQHAINLVEPQER is encoded by the coding sequence ATGCGAACACGATTCACGCTGATGCTACTGTTCTTCATTCCGCAAGCCGTTTTGTGGTCAGCGGAACCAACGAAACCCAACTTCGTCGTGATCTTTGCCGACGATCTCGGGTACGGTGACATCGGCTGTTACGAGTCGACGGGCGTGTCGACTCCGCATCTAGACGCGTTGGCCAAGGACGGTTTCCGTAGCACTGACTTTTTTGTTCCAGCGAATGTCTGCAGTCCCTCGCGCGCGGCCTTACTGACCGGTCGCTACCCGATGCGATGCGGGTTGCCAGTCGCACGCAACGAAGCGTTTGAAAAATATCAGAACTACGGTTTGGCGTCTGACGAACAGACGATACCTGAATTGCTTGAACCGGCCGGCTATCACTCGTTGATGGTTGGCAAGTGGCACCTCGGCATGGAAGTCAAAGGTTCCCACCCACTCGACGCGGGTTTCGATGAACATCTTGGTATTCCAAGCAACTATTCGAAGGGTCGCGGCCCGAATCACAACACTTTGTACCGAGGCAAACAAATCGAACAGAAGAACGTCGCTTGCGAAGAGTTGACGAAACGGTACACCGACGAAGTCGTCGCGTTCATCGAGCGGCAAGAGGACGCTCCGTTCTTCATCTACGTTTCCCATCACATCGTGCACACTCCCTTGCGTCCCAGCAAAGATTTCGTCGGCACAACCAAGAAAGGCAAGTACGGCGACTTCATCGCAGAACTCGATCACAGCACAGGTCGGATCATGAAAGCGATCCGCGACTCTGGCGTTGATGACAACACGATCGTGGTCTTCACCTCCGACAACGGACCGATCGCACCTGGATCCGCGGGCACGCTCAACGGCGGGAAGTATTGCACCATGGAAGGCGGACACCGCGTTCCCGGAATCTTCCGTTGGCCTGGTCAGATTCCACCTGGGCAAGTTTCAAACACCACACTGACCAGCATGGATTTGTTACCGACCTTCTGTGAACTTGCGGGTGTCGAAACACCCACCGATCGCAAATTCGACGGCCAGAACATCCTTTCGATTCTGCAAGGCAAGACGACTGCCACACCGCATGAATTTCTGTACTACTACAACGGCACGAACTTGCAGGCTGTGCGGCAAGGCGATTGGAAACTGCATCTGCCCCGAACCGGCGCGGACCAACCATTTTGGTCAAAGCCAAACAAAGCAAACAAAGCAAACAAAGCAAACAAGAAAAAGGGATTCGTGACACTCGACAACCCGCTGCTATTCAATTTGCAGAACGACCTTGGCGAGCAAACCAACGTCGCAGCCCAAAATCCCGATGTGGTTGCTCGCTTGCAAACGCAGGCTGATGCGATCCGTGCCGAACTAGGCGATGTGCGAGTCACCGGCAACGATCAGCACGCGATCAATCTAGTCGAACCGCAGGAACGCTAA
- a CDS encoding glycoside hydrolase family protein: protein MTMPRPDRTFAFSVAVSLMVVASTASQATADESWTIDSQSDWIDAVAVQTNLDLKDGMATPTANSAIFRSKPKSFNEKRTAKSIVVAQSSVWENWEPTPNIGPQNLADAPVLLRRGPDDYWMFGRYSRPRPRKSTKEGKSSPADPAFIPKAATLAGFEIPLQTTIYKNQFDALGGLKKGLGGYHAWQSRDMVNWVHHGPITDSKGKWMTTAEFADGKAYFYYDFPNDQDPHLYIDDDLTDGLPGKNMGIAFKDPTHGSDCGFIRDLDGKFHVIAEDWSPINAKTHAWDSPLATHAISADGIKDFNILAPPVDHRTKATGKIGTYKHPHWTKEDPANYKTSIAEYEIHEPEQDAYGDWAMIAIGGQYYLFCDYDPASGDGMSVGRFTAPTIDGPFTWCGHVGKGHPDPDVIFAEGKFYLATQQKSDFVSPGPWVENVEVRVGVDTNNDSSINKWTDWQTVKETYSDVPGFAKQVAKTPAQLDLSDLPAGYGFQFEFKITDTTENTSKPILDSIRISFSN, encoded by the coding sequence ATGACAATGCCAAGACCAGATCGAACGTTCGCATTTTCCGTCGCGGTATCCTTGATGGTTGTTGCATCGACAGCCTCGCAGGCAACAGCGGATGAATCGTGGACGATCGACAGCCAGAGCGATTGGATCGATGCGGTTGCCGTTCAAACCAATTTGGACCTCAAGGATGGGATGGCTACGCCAACGGCAAATTCGGCGATATTCCGCAGCAAGCCGAAGTCGTTCAATGAAAAACGCACTGCTAAATCGATTGTTGTTGCCCAGTCGTCGGTCTGGGAGAACTGGGAACCGACGCCAAACATTGGTCCTCAAAATCTCGCGGATGCCCCGGTCCTGCTCAGACGCGGACCGGACGACTATTGGATGTTCGGCCGATACAGCAGGCCTCGTCCCAGGAAATCAACAAAGGAAGGCAAGTCGTCGCCTGCCGATCCAGCTTTTATTCCCAAAGCAGCGACGCTTGCAGGTTTCGAGATTCCATTACAAACGACGATTTACAAAAATCAGTTTGACGCGCTTGGTGGATTAAAAAAGGGATTGGGCGGTTACCACGCCTGGCAAAGTCGGGACATGGTCAACTGGGTACACCACGGCCCGATCACCGACAGCAAGGGTAAGTGGATGACGACGGCAGAGTTCGCTGACGGCAAAGCGTATTTCTACTACGACTTCCCCAACGATCAGGATCCGCATCTCTACATTGACGACGACCTTACCGACGGCCTACCCGGCAAAAACATGGGGATCGCATTCAAAGATCCTACGCACGGTTCGGATTGCGGTTTCATCCGTGACCTCGATGGAAAGTTCCATGTCATCGCGGAAGACTGGAGCCCGATCAATGCCAAGACCCACGCTTGGGATTCGCCGCTTGCCACCCATGCGATCAGCGCCGATGGAATTAAAGACTTCAATATCCTGGCGCCACCCGTTGATCATCGCACCAAGGCGACCGGAAAAATTGGAACTTACAAGCATCCTCACTGGACCAAAGAAGATCCAGCAAACTACAAAACAAGCATTGCCGAGTACGAAATCCACGAACCCGAGCAAGACGCCTACGGTGACTGGGCAATGATTGCGATCGGCGGGCAATACTATCTGTTTTGCGACTACGATCCAGCATCAGGTGACGGAATGAGTGTCGGACGATTCACGGCGCCGACAATCGATGGTCCATTCACTTGGTGTGGGCACGTCGGCAAAGGCCATCCGGATCCCGACGTGATCTTTGCCGAAGGCAAGTTCTATCTAGCGACCCAACAAAAGTCCGATTTTGTCAGCCCCGGACCATGGGTAGAAAATGTCGAAGTGCGAGTTGGTGTCGACACTAACAATGACAGTTCCATCAACAAATGGACGGATTGGCAAACCGTCAAGGAAACTTACAGCGATGTCCCCGGATTCGCAAAACAGGTCGCAAAAACACCGGCACAGTTGGATCTGTCTGACCTGCCGGCCGGATACGGTTTTCAGTTTGAATTTAAGATCACCGACACGACCGAAAACACGTCCAAGCCAATACTGGATTCCATTCGGATCAGTTTTAGTAACTAG
- a CDS encoding alpha/beta hydrolase, whose protein sequence is MLNLRFSLLLLLTLSVSHVFADDKITAYEDLEFAKVQTNVGEKTLKLDLYRPKNDEALPGIVLVHGGGWSGGTKESFRPLARELATDDYVVITIEYRLSGEAMFPSAVEDCKAAIRWLRAHAAEYKVDPKRIGAVGGSAGGHLTGMVATTVGKYDVGNHLDQSSELQAAVLLGAGVDQVKRSEESAKPIQNCVVFFGGTLNEKREIYAEASPITHVSAKTCPILFMDGEKDRPGMRYVDIRPKLDQFGIDNEFIMIPGAKHGQWNKQPFRELYRNEFHKFFDANLK, encoded by the coding sequence ATGCTCAATCTTCGTTTCTCTCTATTGCTGCTACTTACTCTATCAGTCAGTCACGTTTTCGCGGACGACAAGATCACCGCTTACGAAGATCTGGAATTTGCAAAAGTCCAAACCAACGTGGGCGAGAAGACTCTAAAACTCGACCTCTATCGACCGAAAAATGACGAAGCCTTGCCTGGGATCGTGTTGGTTCACGGCGGCGGTTGGTCAGGTGGAACTAAAGAGTCGTTTCGACCGCTGGCACGCGAGTTGGCGACGGACGACTATGTGGTCATTACCATTGAATATCGTTTGTCAGGCGAGGCGATGTTTCCAAGTGCAGTGGAAGACTGCAAAGCTGCAATTCGCTGGCTTCGTGCTCACGCGGCAGAGTACAAAGTCGATCCCAAGCGAATCGGCGCCGTCGGCGGCTCTGCCGGCGGACATCTAACCGGAATGGTCGCAACGACCGTTGGTAAGTACGACGTGGGCAATCACCTGGATCAGTCAAGCGAACTGCAAGCCGCCGTCTTGCTTGGTGCGGGCGTGGATCAAGTCAAACGGTCCGAGGAATCAGCAAAACCCATTCAAAACTGCGTCGTCTTCTTCGGTGGAACGTTGAATGAAAAACGCGAAATCTATGCCGAGGCGTCGCCCATCACTCACGTCTCGGCAAAGACCTGCCCGATTCTGTTCATGGATGGCGAAAAGGATCGCCCGGGAATGCGCTACGTCGACATTCGCCCTAAGCTTGATCAGTTCGGAATCGACAACGAGTTCATCATGATCCCCGGAGCGAAACATGGCCAATGGAACAAGCAGCCGTTTCGCGAGTTGTATCGAAACGAGTTTCACAAGTTCTTTGACGCAAATCTGAAGTAG